Sequence from the Nocardioides exalbidus genome:
AGTACGAGCGCTCGATGACCACGCTCGTCGACGCCGCGGTGAAGCCCAACGTCAGCCGCTACGTCACCAACATCTCCGACCGGCTGGTGAACTTCACCGGCAACGTCATCCCGTTCTACGTGATGAAGTCCAACGGCGGCGTGCTCTCCGCCGACGAGGTCGTGCACCAGCCGATCACCACCGTGCTGTCCGGCCCGGCCGCAGGCGCGCTCGGCGCCGCGCTGATCGCCAAGGTCGCCGGCTTCCCGAAGATCCTCACGTGCGACGGAGGCGGGACGTCGACCGACGTGTCCGTCGTCCTCGACGGCGAGCCGACCCTCACGACCGAGGGCACGGTCGGCGCCTACCCCAGCAAGATCCCGATGATCGACGTGGTCACGGTCGGCGCCGGCGGCGGCTCGATCGCCTGGCTCTCGCCCGAGGGCACGCTCAAGGTCGGTCCGCACTCGGCAGGCGCCGACCCCGGCCCGCTCTGCTACGCCAAGGGCGGCACCCAGCCGACCATCACCGACGCCCACGTCACCCTCGGCCGGATCCCTCCGCACCTGCTCGGCGGCGAGATCCCGCTCGACGTCGAGGCGGCCCGGACGGGCATCGCGGACCTCGCCGACCAGCTCGGGCTCGACTTCGAGCGCTGTGCCACCGGCATCCTCGAGATCTCCGCGTGGAACCAGGCCAACGCGCTGCGTCAGGTCTCGGTGAAACGCGGGCTCGACGTGCGCGACTTCATGCTCACCACCTTCGGTGGATCGGGCTCGCTCCTGGCCTGCCGGCTCGTCGACATCCTCGACCTTGCGGGAGTCGTCGTACCCCCCAACCCGGGCAACGTCAGCGCCTTCGGCCTGCTCACCGTCGACGTGAAGAACGACTACGTGCAGACCCACGTCGCCAAGGAGTCGGCGCTCGACCACGCGGCCGTCCAGGCGATCCTCGACGACCTCACCGGCCGGGCCCGCGAGGCGCTCGCCAAGGAGGGCTTCACGTCCGACGAGCACCGCTTCCAGCGCACGATCGACGTCCGCTACGTCGGCCAGGCCTTCGAGGTGCGGGTCCACGCGCCGGAGGGCACCGTCGACGCGGCCTACGTCGAGCAGGTGGCGGAGACCTTCCACGCCGAGCACAAGCAGCTCTACGGCTACGACTTCCGCGGCGACCGCGACCAGCAGGTCGAGTGGGTCAACCTCCGGGTCACGGGCATCGGCCCGATCACGCGTCCGGAGATTCCGACGCTGGCGAAGGCGGAGGGTGACGTCGAGCGCGCCGTGCGCGGGCGACGGGCCGTCTGCTTCGACCCGGAGGTCGGATACGTCGACACCCCGGTCATCTGGCGCACCGACCTCGGCGCCGGCGACACCTTCAGCGGCCCCGCGATCGTCGAGGAGTTCGGCTCGACGATCCCCGTCCACCCCGGCTTCGAGGTCGTGGTCGACGACTGGGCCAACCTCGTGATCCGAAAGGTCGTGGCGTGATGGCTGCAGTCGACCCCGCGTACGTCACCGCGAAGCCGGTGAACCCGGCCGGCCTGCCGACGGCCTACGAGCACGGCGGTCGCCTGACCGCCGAGGGCACGACCGTCGACCCGATCCTCGTCGAGATCGTCCAGGGCACCCTGGCGAGCGTCGAGATGGAGGTCGAGACCGCGATCGGGCGCACCTCGCGCAGCCCGATGATCCGCGACGCCCACGACTTCCGTGCCGGCATCCACGACCGCCAGCTGCGCAAGCTCACCGGCCGGTCCTACAGCGCGCTGGTGCACCCGATCGTGCGCGACTTCCCGATCGAGGAGATGCGCGAGGGCGACGTCTTCTTCCACAACGACGTCTACGAGTCCGAGGGCGGCATCGGCCACCTGCCCGACCTCTGCGTGACCGTCCCGGTCTTCCACGACGGCGAGGTGGTCGCCTTCGTGCAGGCCTTCGGCCACCACGACGACATCGGCGGTGCCGTGCCGGGGTCCATGCCCAGCAATGCGACCACCGTCTACGAGGAGGGGCTGGCGGTCCCGCCGATCAAGCTGTGGGACGCCGGCGTGCCCAACCGGTCCGCGCTGCGGATC
This genomic interval carries:
- a CDS encoding hydantoinase/oxoprolinase family protein; amino-acid sequence: MSNRRIRIGIDTGGTFTDVVAFDEDSGELVTTKTPSTPGNPADGFIAGIEKILGIVDAEGSDITAVSHGTTVATNKLLEGKVEALGFITTEGYEFMLEIARQSVPDGYGNSYFWVKPDRIVPADRVRTVGGRLDFTGAEIRPFDEEAAVAAARWFRDQGITTLGVCFLHAYANDEHELRMREILRREHPDAVVSISSEVLREYREYERSMTTLVDAAVKPNVSRYVTNISDRLVNFTGNVIPFYVMKSNGGVLSADEVVHQPITTVLSGPAAGALGAALIAKVAGFPKILTCDGGGTSTDVSVVLDGEPTLTTEGTVGAYPSKIPMIDVVTVGAGGGSIAWLSPEGTLKVGPHSAGADPGPLCYAKGGTQPTITDAHVTLGRIPPHLLGGEIPLDVEAARTGIADLADQLGLDFERCATGILEISAWNQANALRQVSVKRGLDVRDFMLTTFGGSGSLLACRLVDILDLAGVVVPPNPGNVSAFGLLTVDVKNDYVQTHVAKESALDHAAVQAILDDLTGRAREALAKEGFTSDEHRFQRTIDVRYVGQAFEVRVHAPEGTVDAAYVEQVAETFHAEHKQLYGYDFRGDRDQQVEWVNLRVTGIGPITRPEIPTLAKAEGDVERAVRGRRAVCFDPEVGYVDTPVIWRTDLGAGDTFSGPAIVEEFGSTIPVHPGFEVVVDDWANLVIRKVVA